The Stratiformator vulcanicus genome has a segment encoding these proteins:
- a CDS encoding class II fumarate hydratase, which yields MSDFRTEHDSMGEVKVPAQAYYGAQTQRAVENFPISGEGLPTELIRAMGLVKFACATANRDLGKLTGSGKNPLTDKQVDALLNAATEVAEGNLADQFPIDIYQTGSGTSSNMNVNEVISARATELLGDDRFAENKSVHPNDHVNMGQSTNDTFPTAIHVAVGQGIQDRLLPALKQLHETLCAKADAWDKIIKIGRTHLADATPLRLGQEIGGFARQLELSVGRAERALQAVLELPVGGTAVGSGINTHPDFGALVATVIANKAGISFVDAVNHFEANAERDGLVECHALLKAVATTLFNVANDIRWLGSGPRCGFYEVKIPSKQPGSSIMPGKVNPVMCESMMQLAAKVIGNDTAITVAGAAGGNFQLNIMMPMMGATTLESIRLLANGVKAFNELCIADLEPNEEACESAVEKSLSMCTSLNPHIGYEKAAALAKEAFKTGKTIRELCREKQILPEDVLEEALDPMRMTEPQG from the coding sequence ATGAGCGATTTCCGCACGGAACACGATTCGATGGGCGAGGTCAAGGTGCCTGCCCAAGCGTATTATGGAGCGCAGACGCAGCGAGCGGTTGAGAACTTCCCGATCTCGGGGGAGGGGTTACCTACCGAACTGATCCGGGCGATGGGACTTGTGAAGTTCGCCTGTGCGACCGCGAACCGCGACCTTGGAAAGCTGACCGGCAGCGGCAAGAACCCTCTGACCGACAAGCAAGTCGATGCACTGCTGAACGCCGCGACGGAAGTAGCCGAGGGGAATCTGGCCGATCAGTTTCCGATCGACATCTACCAGACCGGCTCGGGCACTTCATCGAACATGAACGTGAACGAGGTCATCTCCGCCCGCGCGACGGAATTGCTTGGCGACGATCGCTTCGCCGAGAACAAGAGCGTGCATCCCAATGACCACGTCAATATGGGGCAGAGCACCAACGATACATTCCCGACGGCCATTCACGTCGCGGTCGGGCAGGGAATTCAAGACCGATTGCTGCCGGCATTAAAGCAGTTGCACGAAACGCTCTGTGCAAAAGCCGATGCCTGGGACAAGATTATCAAGATCGGCCGCACGCATTTGGCGGACGCGACGCCGCTGCGACTGGGACAGGAGATCGGCGGATTCGCGCGCCAGTTGGAATTGTCGGTCGGGCGGGCTGAACGCGCTCTGCAGGCGGTACTGGAACTCCCGGTCGGTGGCACGGCGGTCGGCTCCGGTATCAATACGCATCCCGATTTTGGCGCCCTTGTCGCGACTGTCATCGCCAATAAGGCCGGTATTTCATTCGTCGACGCGGTCAATCACTTCGAAGCCAACGCGGAGCGTGACGGTCTTGTCGAGTGCCATGCTCTGCTCAAAGCGGTCGCAACGACGCTGTTCAATGTCGCCAACGACATCCGCTGGCTGGGATCCGGGCCGCGCTGCGGATTTTACGAAGTGAAGATTCCGTCGAAGCAGCCAGGAAGCTCGATCATGCCGGGGAAGGTCAACCCGGTGATGTGCGAGTCGATGATGCAACTGGCGGCCAAGGTCATTGGCAACGACACCGCCATCACTGTCGCGGGGGCCGCGGGGGGTAATTTTCAGCTCAACATCATGATGCCGATGATGGGCGCGACAACGCTCGAATCGATCCGCCTGCTCGCCAACGGCGTAAAGGCTTTCAACGAACTGTGCATTGCCGATCTGGAGCCAAACGAAGAGGCGTGCGAATCGGCGGTCGAGAAATCTCTCTCGATGTGTACCAGCCTCAATCCTCACATCGGCTACGAAAAAGCAGCAGCGTTGGCCAAAGAGGCCTTCAAGACCGGCAAAACGATTCGGGAACTCTGCCGCGAGAAGCAGATTCTGCCGGAGGACGTCTTGGAGGAGGCACTCGACCCGATGCGGATGACCGAACCACAGGGATGA
- a CDS encoding DUF485 domain-containing protein gives MRDRNQRIGFALFAAYLLLYGGFVFLAAFAPRVMEQTPLWGLNVAIIYGFALIVAALIAALIYGFACRPEDASDAARDAANNDRSGASE, from the coding sequence ATGCGGGATCGGAACCAGCGGATCGGCTTCGCGCTGTTTGCCGCATATCTGTTGCTTTACGGAGGTTTCGTCTTTTTGGCGGCCTTCGCGCCCCGCGTGATGGAGCAAACGCCGCTGTGGGGCCTGAACGTCGCGATCATTTACGGGTTCGCCCTGATCGTGGCGGCGCTGATCGCCGCACTCATCTACGGATTTGCCTGCCGACCGGAAGACGCGTCCGACGCGGCCCGCGATGCCGCCAATAATGATCGATCGGGGGCGTCCGAATGA
- a CDS encoding glycosyltransferase, with the protein MAAARPTKRIMMISTHGYVAAEPEFGKPDTGGQVVYVLELSRHLARLGYKVDILTRRFDKQKQIEKIDDRVRVIRIPCGGKKFIEKEVLCDDIPEWVENATEYIQNKKLNYAFINSHYWDAGLAGQGLANRLDIPHLFTPHSIGAWKRENMDGEPEELEKKYNFDRRIREEKVIFDECDVVIATTGQQRYVLLGGDYDVPEEKVRVIPPGYDDTRFYPVSNATKSALKKELDAEGPIVLALGRLARNKGYDLLVDAMPAVFERVPEARLLLAVGSNELNEMEEGLMQELKEKAADLGISDRVIFRGYVPDELLADYYRIADVFTLCSRYEPFGMTAVEAMACGTPTVVTTEGGLWPLLTWGVDALYANPFDPPAYGHAIANILQFPRVHDQLAKYGSQTARARFTWTGISQSILHLLNGINQPAASARKTGPELATSPVGGMHPPGEDQFAATTPLMEAQLGIR; encoded by the coding sequence GTGGCTGCCGCACGACCCACCAAACGGATCATGATGATCTCGACCCACGGCTATGTTGCCGCCGAACCGGAATTCGGAAAGCCGGACACCGGGGGGCAAGTCGTTTATGTGCTGGAATTGAGCCGCCACCTCGCTCGCCTGGGCTATAAGGTCGATATCCTTACCCGCCGATTCGATAAGCAGAAGCAGATCGAAAAAATCGACGACCGGGTCCGTGTCATTCGCATTCCGTGCGGCGGCAAAAAGTTTATTGAGAAAGAAGTTCTCTGCGATGACATCCCCGAATGGGTGGAGAACGCGACGGAATACATTCAGAACAAGAAGCTCAACTACGCTTTCATTAATAGCCACTACTGGGACGCCGGTCTGGCCGGGCAGGGGCTGGCGAATCGACTCGATATTCCGCACCTGTTCACGCCGCACTCGATTGGGGCGTGGAAGCGGGAGAATATGGATGGCGAGCCGGAAGAGCTCGAGAAGAAATACAATTTCGACCGCCGCATCCGTGAAGAGAAAGTGATCTTCGACGAGTGCGACGTCGTGATCGCAACCACCGGCCAGCAGCGATATGTATTGCTCGGCGGAGATTATGACGTCCCCGAAGAAAAAGTCCGCGTCATTCCGCCCGGGTATGACGACACACGCTTCTATCCAGTGTCGAATGCGACCAAGTCGGCACTTAAGAAGGAGCTCGACGCGGAAGGCCCGATCGTTCTCGCTCTGGGCAGACTGGCGCGGAACAAAGGCTACGACTTGTTGGTCGACGCGATGCCCGCCGTGTTCGAGCGCGTCCCCGAAGCGCGACTGCTGCTCGCGGTCGGCTCGAACGAGCTCAACGAAATGGAAGAAGGGCTGATGCAGGAACTGAAGGAGAAAGCCGCCGATCTCGGTATCTCCGACAGAGTAATCTTCCGCGGCTACGTGCCGGACGAACTCTTGGCTGATTACTACCGCATCGCCGATGTCTTCACGCTGTGCAGCCGCTACGAGCCGTTCGGTATGACCGCCGTCGAAGCAATGGCCTGCGGAACGCCGACCGTCGTGACGACCGAAGGCGGCCTCTGGCCGCTCCTGACTTGGGGGGTCGACGCTCTATACGCGAATCCCTTTGATCCGCCGGCCTACGGCCACGCGATTGCGAACATTCTGCAGTTCCCGCGTGTCCACGATCAGCTCGCCAAGTACGGCTCACAAACGGCCCGAGCTCGATTCACCTGGACCGGAATTTCGCAGTCCATCTTGCATCTGCTCAACGGCATTAATCAGCCCGCAGCGTCAGCTCGCAAGACCGGCCCGGAGTTGGCGACGTCGCCCGTCGGCGGAATGCATCCGCCTGGAGAAGATCAATTCGCCGCAACGACACCGTTGATGGAAGCCCAACTCGGAATCCGGTGA
- the hemB gene encoding porphobilinogen synthase yields MSSPRLPSNPGQFPTTRMRRNRRHDWSRRLTAENHLTVDDLIWPVFVIEGDNERESIASMPGVERLSVELLVEAVGEAAELGIPAIAIFPKTDPSLKTDDAAEAYNSENLVCRAVRAIKGAKIDIGVICDVALDPYSSHGQDGLVKEGYVVNDETLEALGQQALVQAEAGCDVIAPSDMMDGRIGHIREVLDRHGFEHVQILSYAAKYASAFYGPFRDAVGSAGSLGSGDKKTYQMNPANGDEALREVALDIAEGADMVMVKPGMPYLDIVYRVKETFGLPTYAYQVSGEYAMLAGAAERGWLDREMAMLESLLAFKRAGADGILTYFAVETARLLR; encoded by the coding sequence ATGTCATCACCGCGACTGCCCTCAAATCCGGGTCAATTCCCCACAACCCGCATGCGCCGCAATCGACGCCATGACTGGTCGCGCAGGCTTACGGCCGAGAATCATCTAACGGTCGACGATCTCATCTGGCCGGTATTTGTGATCGAAGGGGACAATGAGCGAGAATCGATCGCATCGATGCCGGGCGTCGAACGGTTGAGCGTCGAATTGCTCGTGGAAGCCGTCGGCGAAGCGGCCGAATTGGGCATCCCGGCAATCGCGATTTTCCCGAAGACCGATCCCTCGCTGAAGACCGACGATGCTGCTGAGGCATACAACAGCGAAAATCTCGTCTGCCGCGCGGTTCGGGCGATCAAAGGGGCGAAGATCGACATCGGCGTGATCTGTGACGTCGCCCTCGATCCGTACTCGAGCCACGGGCAGGACGGACTCGTCAAAGAGGGGTATGTCGTCAATGACGAAACGCTTGAAGCCCTCGGGCAACAGGCGCTGGTGCAAGCGGAAGCCGGGTGCGATGTGATTGCGCCGTCCGACATGATGGATGGGCGCATCGGACACATTCGCGAGGTACTCGACCGCCACGGATTCGAGCACGTGCAGATACTGTCCTACGCGGCGAAATACGCATCCGCGTTCTACGGACCGTTTCGCGATGCGGTCGGCAGTGCGGGGAGTCTCGGGTCGGGCGACAAGAAGACCTATCAGATGAATCCGGCGAACGGGGACGAAGCGTTGCGTGAAGTGGCCCTCGATATTGCCGAGGGGGCCGACATGGTGATGGTCAAACCGGGGATGCCCTACCTCGACATCGTATACCGCGTGAAGGAAACCTTCGGTCTGCCCACGTACGCTTATCAGGTCAGCGGCGAGTACGCGATGCTGGCCGGAGCGGCGGAGCGAGGCTGGCTGGATCGCGAAATGGCGATGTTGGAAAGTCTGTTGGCTTTCAAACGGGCTGGTGCTGACGGCATCCTGACCTACTTCGCCGTCGAGACGGCCCGGCTGCTTCGCTGA
- a CDS encoding sodium/solute symporter: protein MIYEPSTLAVVVFCAFTAFTLVLSFWLGRKAKSSEGYFAAHGQIPWAINGVAFAGDYLSAASFLGICGMIAFYGYDGFLYSIGFLAGWVVALFVVAEPMKRMGKFTFADALDAKFNSRGIKLAAGISTLAVSVFYLIPQMVGAGVLVQPLLGFPHWVGVVMVGATVILIVVTAGMVSTTWVQFLKGTLLVIFSFVLVCMILAQGFEVSEDQPQTMTVSILNNEVVDSVDSARSLHEITPIVDEDGGETAFFEIRESEGDPARIWKRIGEVDATTVRLIECQTIIVSAAGGRLINGRPDGEIKSMGRLASLDGVPDTDLETGAGKKSDPVGPVEYFSTFGEAEIWVPRSSKVTTDDGRTLTAYYPELKQGSDLLRPGEHPKFAGIRSEDPFKKLNFLSLMLALFCGTASLPHILIRYYTVKDSVAARKSTILGIATIGFFYVLTLYMGLGAMTSGAMDPTNSNMAAPLLAKSISDLLFAIISAIAFTTVLGTVSGLILASAGAVTHDLITAVGGYELSGHQQMRVGKIASVVVGSIAIVLGILFEKLNVGYLVGWAFSVAASANLPSLVMLLFWKKTTKQGIIAAVLVGMISSLSWILLSSDSYKDIYGLNAEDAIVPFTQPGIVTIPLGFLTLIVVSLLTQEKKDA from the coding sequence ATGATTTACGAACCGTCTACATTAGCGGTCGTCGTCTTTTGTGCCTTCACCGCATTTACGTTAGTTCTGAGCTTCTGGCTCGGCCGGAAGGCGAAATCATCGGAGGGGTATTTCGCCGCCCACGGACAAATTCCCTGGGCCATCAACGGGGTCGCCTTCGCGGGCGACTATCTCTCTGCGGCGTCGTTCCTCGGCATCTGCGGAATGATCGCCTTCTACGGCTACGACGGCTTCCTGTATTCGATCGGCTTCCTCGCCGGCTGGGTCGTGGCCTTGTTCGTCGTAGCCGAGCCGATGAAGCGGATGGGCAAGTTTACCTTTGCCGATGCGCTTGACGCGAAGTTCAATTCCCGCGGCATCAAGCTCGCTGCCGGGATCAGCACACTCGCCGTCAGCGTGTTCTATCTAATTCCCCAAATGGTCGGGGCCGGCGTGCTGGTGCAGCCGCTGCTCGGCTTCCCGCACTGGGTCGGCGTTGTGATGGTCGGCGCGACGGTGATCCTGATCGTGGTCACAGCCGGAATGGTCTCGACGACCTGGGTGCAATTCCTGAAGGGGACGCTGCTGGTCATCTTCAGCTTTGTGCTGGTCTGCATGATCCTCGCCCAGGGCTTTGAAGTCTCTGAAGATCAGCCCCAAACGATGACGGTTTCAATCCTCAATAATGAGGTTGTTGACTCAGTCGATTCGGCGCGGTCACTCCACGAGATCACACCAATCGTCGATGAAGACGGCGGAGAGACGGCGTTCTTCGAGATCAGGGAGTCCGAAGGTGACCCCGCGCGAATTTGGAAGCGAATTGGTGAGGTCGATGCGACGACCGTCCGCTTGATCGAGTGTCAAACAATTATCGTTTCGGCGGCGGGAGGCAGATTGATTAACGGTCGACCCGACGGCGAGATTAAATCGATGGGGCGACTTGCCAGCTTGGACGGCGTGCCCGATACCGACTTGGAGACGGGAGCCGGAAAGAAATCAGACCCGGTCGGGCCCGTTGAGTACTTCAGCACTTTCGGCGAAGCGGAGATTTGGGTGCCTCGATCGTCGAAGGTGACGACCGATGATGGCCGCACGCTAACGGCCTACTATCCGGAACTGAAGCAGGGTTCGGACCTGCTGCGTCCCGGTGAGCACCCCAAGTTCGCCGGAATCCGGAGTGAGGATCCCTTCAAGAAGCTCAACTTCCTATCGCTGATGCTCGCGCTGTTCTGCGGGACGGCTTCGCTGCCACACATATTGATTCGCTACTACACCGTGAAAGACTCGGTCGCAGCGAGGAAGAGCACGATTCTGGGCATCGCGACGATCGGATTCTTTTACGTCCTCACTCTCTACATGGGACTGGGGGCGATGACGAGTGGGGCGATGGACCCGACCAACAGCAACATGGCCGCGCCGCTTTTGGCCAAGAGCATCAGTGACCTGCTGTTCGCGATCATCTCGGCGATCGCCTTCACGACCGTCTTAGGAACGGTCAGCGGTTTGATTCTCGCTTCCGCCGGAGCGGTGACTCACGATCTGATTACAGCAGTCGGCGGTTACGAGCTCTCCGGGCATCAGCAGATGAGGGTCGGGAAAATCGCCTCGGTTGTCGTCGGCTCGATCGCGATCGTCCTTGGCATTCTCTTCGAGAAATTGAACGTCGGCTATCTGGTCGGATGGGCTTTCAGCGTCGCGGCGTCGGCGAATCTGCCCTCACTGGTGATGCTGCTGTTTTGGAAGAAAACGACCAAGCAGGGAATCATCGCGGCCGTCCTCGTCGGCATGATCAGCTCGCTCAGTTGGATTCTGCTCAGCTCCGACAGCTACAAAGACATCTACGGCCTCAACGCCGAAGACGCGATCGTCCCGTTCACGCAACCGGGCATCGTGACGATCCCGCTGGGTTTCCTGACGTTGATCGTCGTCTCGCTGCTGACGCAGGAGAAGAAAGACGCTTAA
- a CDS encoding alpha/beta fold hydrolase, whose translation MTSSRLILFPPPGADERLVAPQREAIPDLIVPEWLQPEENELLADYADRLVEIRLGGATGVIDKDEPIYVGGISFGGPVAIEVTRQLQRRNVTPRGLLLVGSVRHYDAIPEKFRLRQDMRKSLPARIVRDVLVGPVTTMFTAIDRLAPEHIGLVRSMAREADLELLGWAAEGIAKWSFTNGDAGELTTPLHQIHGERDRVLPVRAGDADVVIAGGGHLINLSNADEVNRFLLDRLEEDQPL comes from the coding sequence ATGACCAGTTCTCGTCTCATTCTCTTTCCACCGCCTGGTGCCGACGAACGACTGGTTGCGCCCCAGCGTGAGGCGATCCCCGATTTGATCGTGCCGGAGTGGCTGCAGCCCGAAGAGAACGAATTGCTCGCCGACTACGCCGATCGCCTGGTCGAGATCCGACTCGGTGGAGCAACAGGCGTCATCGACAAGGACGAGCCGATTTACGTTGGTGGAATTTCATTCGGCGGGCCGGTCGCAATCGAGGTCACGCGGCAACTTCAGCGGCGAAATGTGACGCCGCGCGGATTGCTGCTTGTCGGCTCTGTTCGGCATTACGATGCGATTCCCGAAAAGTTCCGGCTCCGTCAGGACATGCGGAAGTCGCTGCCCGCAAGAATCGTCCGCGATGTGTTGGTCGGCCCGGTCACGACGATGTTTACCGCCATCGATCGGCTCGCGCCGGAGCATATCGGACTGGTCCGGTCGATGGCTCGCGAGGCCGACCTCGAACTGCTCGGCTGGGCCGCGGAGGGGATCGCAAAATGGTCGTTCACCAATGGTGACGCGGGCGAGTTGACGACACCTCTGCATCAAATTCACGGCGAGCGGGATCGCGTCTTGCCCGTGAGAGCAGGCGACGCCGATGTCGTCATTGCCGGAGGCGGTCATCTCATCAACCTCAGCAATGCCGACGAAGTGAATCGATTTCTGCTCGACCGACTCGAAGAGGATCAGCCGCTATAA
- a CDS encoding amylo-alpha-1,6-glucosidase yields the protein MALTPPLFEDQEDRVLTADELSFVQAGYERAIDALRRNITEKGFTACSLNDNEVYGTDENYRAVWARDGAKTICWTLDLDDEDIVACQDATLRTLLAKQSDSGQIPGNVTIDHDEAEFGGVGNIASIDSGLWVIIAVWAFCSTRKDFTLAKDFEEELSKAMEWLNAHDSNNDGLLEIPEAGDWTDLFARSYHVLYDEVLWFRALECFAALQRELGHPQAAERFDNMASRARRAILRNFWPSTGAKSQEDGLPSFAEMQFGLGDARYLVAEVSPFQFSWRCDVYANLLAFLVNLVDRQRAMMTFRFMWGSGVNEPGPVANLYPVVQSGDREWRDYFTVNLLNLPYHYHNGGVWPFVGGLWVRYIHKLGIRDLARREMLKLAQLCHQGIHREWEFNEWHHGKTGRPMGKAFQAWSAASYIKTCHSLHVEPDSIELN from the coding sequence ATGGCATTGACGCCACCGCTGTTTGAAGATCAGGAAGACCGCGTACTGACCGCCGACGAGTTGAGCTTCGTGCAGGCCGGCTACGAGCGAGCTATCGACGCTCTGCGTCGAAACATCACCGAGAAGGGATTTACGGCGTGCTCGCTGAACGACAACGAGGTTTACGGCACTGATGAAAACTACCGGGCCGTCTGGGCACGCGACGGGGCGAAGACCATCTGTTGGACTCTCGATTTGGACGACGAAGACATCGTCGCCTGTCAAGATGCGACGCTGCGGACTCTGCTGGCGAAGCAGAGCGATTCCGGACAGATCCCCGGCAATGTGACGATCGATCATGACGAAGCCGAGTTCGGCGGCGTCGGTAACATCGCCTCAATCGACAGCGGATTGTGGGTGATCATTGCCGTATGGGCGTTTTGCTCGACTCGTAAAGACTTCACACTGGCGAAGGATTTCGAGGAGGAGCTCTCCAAAGCGATGGAGTGGCTTAACGCTCACGACTCGAACAACGACGGCCTGTTGGAAATTCCCGAGGCGGGAGATTGGACCGACCTGTTCGCTCGGTCCTATCACGTCTTGTACGACGAAGTGCTGTGGTTCCGCGCACTCGAATGTTTCGCCGCCTTGCAGCGGGAGCTAGGTCACCCTCAGGCCGCAGAACGATTCGACAACATGGCGAGCCGGGCACGGCGGGCAATCTTGCGCAATTTCTGGCCGTCGACCGGTGCGAAGTCTCAAGAGGACGGCCTGCCGAGTTTCGCGGAAATGCAGTTCGGTTTGGGAGATGCCCGCTACCTCGTCGCCGAGGTCTCACCGTTTCAATTCAGTTGGCGGTGCGACGTGTATGCGAATCTGCTCGCCTTTCTGGTCAACCTCGTTGACCGGCAACGAGCTATGATGACGTTCCGCTTTATGTGGGGCAGCGGGGTCAATGAACCGGGGCCGGTCGCGAACCTCTACCCGGTCGTGCAGTCGGGCGATCGCGAATGGCGTGATTATTTCACGGTCAACCTGCTGAACCTGCCGTATCACTATCACAACGGCGGCGTCTGGCCGTTCGTGGGTGGTTTATGGGTCCGCTACATCCACAAGCTCGGCATCCGTGACCTGGCCCGTCGCGAAATGCTGAAACTCGCGCAATTGTGTCATCAGGGCATTCACCGCGAGTGGGAGTTTAACGAATGGCACCACGGCAAGACCGGCCGACCAATGGGTAAGGCCTTCCAGGCATGGAGTGCGGCCAGCTACATCAAGACCTGCCATTCGCTGCACGTTGAGCCCGATTCCATCGAACTCAATTAA
- a CDS encoding glycoside hydrolase family 5 protein, which produces MRYRILSLVPLLALPLLGGANDLPDERTSPSVSVEMREATRRIGRSINLGNALEAPVDGEWGLTIRKSHLVSIRDAGFTAVRIPVRWSAHVRRTPRQQIDEKFLSRVDSVIDAALENGLAVILNVHHFEEMYRDPARHEPTLHAIWRQLAAHYKTYDDRLMFELLNEPHDRLDAQTWNAVSSRLIRTVRERDCNRILIIGPARWNDPDLFPSLELPPEDRRLIATFHYYSPFEFTHQGASWVDDSEQWIGTKWSTNSPSAAQIKRDFAQVAQWGSQQGRPILLGEFGTRRQADARSRIAWTRYVRQMAEEHGFAWAYWEFGSDEFGICELPGLRWDEKMRAALLGH; this is translated from the coding sequence ATGCGCTACAGAATCCTCAGTCTCGTTCCTTTGCTCGCGTTGCCCCTTCTCGGGGGCGCGAATGATCTTCCCGATGAGAGAACGTCGCCGTCTGTCTCGGTGGAAATGCGAGAGGCAACCCGCCGCATCGGACGCAGCATCAATCTGGGCAACGCTCTTGAAGCACCCGTTGACGGCGAGTGGGGCCTGACGATCCGGAAGTCTCACTTGGTAAGCATCCGCGATGCGGGCTTCACCGCAGTGCGAATTCCCGTCCGTTGGTCGGCCCACGTCCGACGAACTCCGCGACAGCAGATTGACGAGAAATTTCTCTCCCGTGTCGACTCGGTCATTGATGCCGCTTTGGAGAACGGTCTGGCGGTCATTTTGAACGTTCATCACTTCGAGGAGATGTATCGCGATCCGGCTCGGCATGAACCGACTCTACACGCGATTTGGCGACAGTTGGCCGCACATTACAAAACCTATGATGACCGGCTGATGTTTGAGTTGCTGAACGAGCCGCACGATCGCCTCGACGCACAGACTTGGAACGCCGTCAGCAGTCGTCTCATCCGCACCGTCCGCGAACGCGATTGCAATCGAATCTTGATCATCGGCCCGGCGCGTTGGAACGATCCCGATTTATTTCCTTCGCTGGAACTCCCGCCGGAAGACCGCCGGCTAATTGCGACCTTTCACTATTACAGCCCGTTCGAGTTCACGCACCAAGGTGCCAGTTGGGTCGACGACTCCGAACAATGGATCGGCACGAAATGGAGCACCAACTCTCCGTCAGCCGCTCAGATCAAACGCGACTTTGCGCAGGTCGCTCAATGGGGAAGTCAGCAAGGACGACCAATTCTGCTCGGCGAGTTCGGTACTCGTAGGCAAGCTGACGCTCGATCGCGAATCGCTTGGACGCGGTATGTCCGCCAGATGGCCGAAGAGCACGGGTTTGCCTGGGCCTACTGGGAATTCGGATCGGACGAGTTCGGCATCTGTGAACTCCCCGGACTTCGGTGGGATGAAAAGATGCGGGCAGCACTATTGGGCCATTGA
- a CDS encoding response regulator — translation MQNDRSLLDIGSYKTVLVVDEPGNAKMLRSALEAEGFEPIIATNAGEARVLTRTREPAFIVTELVLPRETGFELCAYLKDKNDTLPIIILTEVDLDAARNLSIWCGADAYLTKPTDGKTIAATLHEIATIMALRVRKKTNVEGRIEFKCNRCGQQLSVKPDNAGRMVQCKGCQHMAKAPTMSMQSGGYWRQTEEEADGEADDGDGGGSKNRASFFCDLCGHMLDVFDANESGKVKCGDCGKQHLIPRWIIRQRKFFFSRPTEKQTETISFNPARYVTVRCGNCQTHFQFFPDREGTKATCPHCDTVQTSVSIKGSPLSRAALTSTGRMFVLKDGPMKGKRFLVPEDGEVVIGTGKGCNLRFPPMEGLAAKHAALRHVNGMVAVLPLDGQVTINEEATEHRHWIKPGEKLALGPLHMSLLGNVDLSENQLLKKSSKAAQKAGIEETGGADEFSGSSEIGEQAASILQLHWERLRKKPEPSDSAPKKKPAKIGPAAKAPDLNPTVAPPADAPAEKSSREDGPSLDSLTML, via the coding sequence ATGCAGAATGACCGGTCCCTTCTGGACATCGGCAGCTATAAGACTGTGCTCGTCGTCGACGAGCCCGGCAACGCGAAGATGCTACGCAGCGCCTTGGAGGCGGAAGGTTTCGAGCCGATCATCGCCACGAACGCCGGCGAAGCCCGCGTGCTGACGCGTACGCGTGAGCCGGCCTTTATCGTGACGGAGCTCGTCCTGCCACGGGAAACCGGCTTCGAGTTGTGCGCCTACCTGAAGGATAAGAACGACACGCTCCCGATTATCATTTTGACGGAAGTCGACCTCGACGCCGCACGCAACCTTTCGATCTGGTGCGGTGCGGATGCCTATTTGACGAAGCCGACCGACGGGAAGACGATCGCCGCGACGCTGCACGAAATCGCCACAATCATGGCGCTTCGCGTGCGGAAAAAGACGAACGTCGAGGGCCGGATCGAATTCAAATGCAATCGCTGCGGCCAGCAACTGTCGGTCAAGCCGGACAATGCGGGTCGGATGGTGCAATGCAAGGGCTGCCAACACATGGCCAAAGCCCCGACCATGAGTATGCAGTCGGGCGGCTACTGGCGTCAGACAGAAGAGGAAGCTGACGGCGAAGCGGACGACGGCGACGGAGGTGGATCGAAAAACCGCGCTAGTTTCTTCTGTGATCTGTGCGGCCACATGCTCGACGTGTTCGACGCGAATGAATCGGGCAAAGTGAAATGTGGCGACTGCGGGAAACAGCACCTCATCCCCCGCTGGATCATTCGTCAGCGAAAGTTCTTCTTCTCTCGCCCGACGGAAAAACAAACCGAAACCATTTCATTCAATCCCGCCCGGTACGTCACCGTCCGATGTGGAAATTGCCAGACGCACTTCCAGTTCTTTCCCGACCGCGAAGGTACCAAAGCCACCTGCCCGCATTGCGACACGGTGCAAACGTCGGTCTCGATCAAAGGCTCCCCGCTATCGCGCGCTGCACTGACGAGTACCGGGCGAATGTTCGTACTCAAAGACGGCCCGATGAAGGGAAAGCGCTTCCTGGTGCCCGAAGACGGTGAAGTTGTGATAGGCACGGGGAAGGGCTGCAACCTCCGATTTCCCCCGATGGAAGGACTCGCCGCGAAACACGCGGCCCTCCGGCACGTCAATGGCATGGTCGCGGTTCTTCCGCTAGACGGTCAGGTGACCATCAATGAAGAAGCCACCGAGCATCGCCACTGGATCAAGCCGGGCGAAAAGCTGGCACTCGGGCCGCTCCACATGAGCCTTTTGGGCAATGTCGATCTCTCCGAGAACCAGTTGCTGAAGAAATCGAGCAAGGCGGCGCAAAAGGCCGGTATTGAAGAAACAGGAGGAGCGGACGAATTTTCCGGCAGTTCGGAGATTGGTGAGCAAGCCGCGAGCATTCTGCAGTTGCATTGGGAGCGATTGCGGAAGAAGCCCGAGCCATCCGATTCAGCTCCGAAAAAGAAACCCGCCAAAATCGGCCCTGCGGCGAAGGCGCCGGACTTAAACCCTACGGTCGCGCCTCCCGCAGACGCACCGGCGGAGAAATCGAGTAGGGAGGATGGCCCGTCCCTCGATTCGCTGACCATGCTCTAG